A section of the Pseudanabaena mucicola str. Chao 1806 genome encodes:
- the rpmB gene encoding 50S ribosomal protein L28, translated as MSRVCQLTGKKANNAVSISFSHKRHKHLQQVNLQDKRIWWEEGKRFVKLQISTKAIKTLQKKGLTAFAKEAGIDLRKF; from the coding sequence ATGAGTCGCGTATGCCAATTGACAGGTAAAAAAGCTAATAATGCCGTATCGATTTCCTTCTCACACAAGCGCCATAAGCACTTACAACAGGTAAACTTACAAGATAAGAGAATTTGGTGGGAAGAAGGAAAGCGCTTTGTAAAATTACAAATTTCTACCAAAGCAATCAAAACTTTGCAAAAGAAGGGTCTAACTGCATTTGCTAAAGAAGCTGGTATTGATCTCCGCAAGTTCTAA
- a CDS encoding prephenate/arogenate dehydrogenase, producing the protein MNIGIIGLGLIGGSLGLDLLAANQDSKQDTQINLQKNNYVWGVSRNPETCKQAEAIAAVNIANTNIENIPNLILAQTEIVVICTPISSILPTIKGIASKLPRNVTFTDVGSVKSAIVEPASKTFAEFGQRFVGSHPMAGNAFQGLLAAERNLFQNRPCVVTPSDDLEALEKVRSLWLSVGMNVIECSPEEHDRAVAMISHAPVMISASLIAACQEEDDAKVLKLAQTLASSGFRDTSRVGGGNPELGRLMAEYNQTAILRSLYTYQQSLQQVINLIESQEWDKLEAFLANTQRDRLFYVE; encoded by the coding sequence ATGAATATTGGCATAATTGGACTGGGATTAATTGGTGGATCTTTGGGTTTAGATCTTCTCGCAGCAAATCAAGATTCTAAACAAGATACACAAATAAATTTACAAAAAAATAATTATGTATGGGGTGTCAGTCGCAATCCTGAAACCTGCAAACAAGCAGAGGCGATCGCTGCTGTAAATATTGCTAACACAAATATTGAGAATATACCCAATCTCATTTTGGCACAAACAGAGATTGTCGTCATCTGCACACCAATCTCATCAATTTTGCCAACTATTAAAGGAATAGCTTCCAAACTACCTAGGAATGTAACCTTTACGGATGTAGGTTCAGTTAAATCAGCAATAGTTGAACCAGCCTCAAAAACTTTTGCAGAATTTGGGCAAAGGTTTGTCGGTAGCCACCCTATGGCAGGTAATGCTTTTCAAGGGCTCTTAGCCGCCGAAAGAAATCTTTTTCAAAATCGACCCTGTGTCGTTACGCCTAGTGATGATTTAGAAGCACTAGAGAAAGTACGATCACTATGGCTATCTGTGGGTATGAATGTTATTGAATGTAGCCCAGAAGAGCATGATCGGGCTGTCGCGATGATTAGCCATGCGCCCGTAATGATTAGCGCCAGTTTAATTGCGGCTTGTCAAGAGGAAGATGATGCCAAGGTTTTAAAACTAGCACAAACTCTGGCAAGTTCGGGATTTCGTGATACCAGCCGTGTAGGTGGTGGCAATCCTGAACTGGGGCGACTCATGGCGGAATATAATCAAACAGCGATATTACGATCGCTCTATACCTATCAACAATCCTTGCAGCAAGTAATTAATTTAATTGAGTCCCAAGAATGGGACAAACTTGAGGCATTTTTAGCTAATACTCAGCGCGATCGTCTGTTTTATGTGGAGTAA